Proteins from a genomic interval of Ktedonobacteraceae bacterium:
- a CDS encoding serine/threonine-protein kinase codes for MFVIKPEQLVGQQMKNYQLVEFLSGGGFGYVYQAVHVKLHKKVAIKLLKPEHVLNTEHLAAFEREAKIIASFTHPHILDIYDYDVFDEIPFIVMPFIEQGSLRKLHPRNSILDMATILFYVKQIASALQYAHDHKIIHRDVKPDNCLYGPQGVLLRDFGIAITAHSINSLSLQDGYGTLFYKAPEQFEYHAQIWSDQYSLAVVVYEWLCGKVPFTGKTVYELYRKHKEEPPPSFKQQGVDVPPAAEQAVRKGLAKKPEERYPNVVAFAEVLEQAVLAHQAAIKSPPIPDNPTPASARVSLLPQASKADTEKQSIHQPSDQVPTNRGKSEGEVQVPLSRRSQEVHDEQETGYRQEEAEYDEALERYNRDPRFRQVYSVVHIDNITGNMKVDITSKPENYYERTKENNEGLATLLRNPLGQQDVFAFALIKPLLLAVKPEGSRKTYRELMNELKERELAVLKDEFLAATIEALEQLYNPGISSGRSHIREMKKVLQEQVVQQPINAIVKNYEKEQKRQYKIPENAEFRKLSEDEFNNLPNNDAKRQYNRLSKIADRSKEMRELFGDFQGKAEIPIFALLGATLMQARLRRKPPAPAYPSPSPQSASSRKSSQQSNPYRRRVYTIAGKDWQTDKLYVDASSRMEDYFQNPRAQADLLALNIIAMFLMQAKAPNTDETYAYEFTKLRKRVQELGEKIAANRGLVDSANPASELKPLNALSPMEAYTHLELQKQLDQAAHVLTQLRAQFQSDAMTAIQNAYTKPLSQMQEILQQEVRTHTALELIRQFGEHLAASCGLDSLTAQQLAAQALRNEPRRTDKAAWQCWRERLSPEQKRSIKWAKRMEQIQGPEGVAKTTSEMLLQTITGLDLMERRMHIDLLPES; via the coding sequence ATGTTCGTTATCAAACCAGAGCAACTCGTTGGTCAGCAAATGAAAAACTACCAACTTGTAGAGTTCCTCAGTGGAGGGGGATTTGGTTACGTCTACCAAGCTGTACATGTGAAACTCCATAAAAAAGTGGCCATCAAGCTTTTAAAGCCAGAGCATGTGCTTAATACAGAGCATCTAGCAGCCTTTGAGCGAGAAGCGAAAATTATCGCTAGCTTTACTCATCCGCACATTCTAGATATTTATGACTACGATGTGTTTGATGAGATTCCTTTCATCGTTATGCCCTTTATCGAGCAAGGAAGCTTGCGGAAACTCCACCCCCGCAATTCAATCCTCGATATGGCAACCATTCTCTTTTATGTGAAGCAAATCGCCAGTGCCTTGCAATATGCCCACGATCACAAAATCATACATCGCGATGTGAAGCCTGATAATTGTTTATATGGACCACAGGGAGTACTCTTACGTGATTTTGGGATTGCCATTACGGCCCATAGCATCAACTCGCTGTCACTACAGGATGGGTATGGAACTCTCTTCTATAAGGCGCCGGAACAATTTGAATACCATGCTCAAATTTGGAGCGACCAATACTCCCTGGCTGTTGTAGTCTACGAATGGTTATGTGGAAAGGTACCGTTCACTGGGAAAACTGTCTATGAGCTTTATCGGAAGCACAAGGAAGAACCTCCTCCTTCGTTCAAGCAACAAGGTGTGGATGTTCCACCAGCCGCTGAGCAAGCGGTCAGGAAAGGTCTTGCGAAGAAGCCAGAGGAGAGGTATCCAAATGTCGTAGCATTTGCAGAGGTCCTTGAACAGGCTGTCTTAGCGCATCAGGCGGCAATAAAATCCCCTCCAATCCCCGACAATCCCACACCGGCATCTGCGCGTGTATCACTATTACCTCAAGCTAGTAAAGCCGATACAGAAAAACAGTCTATACATCAGCCATCCGATCAAGTACCAACCAACAGGGGAAAATCAGAAGGAGAAGTGCAAGTTCCACTAAGCCGAAGGTCACAGGAAGTGCATGATGAACAAGAGACTGGGTATCGACAAGAGGAAGCCGAGTATGATGAGGCTTTGGAAAGGTATAACCGAGACCCTCGGTTTCGGCAGGTATATTCAGTGGTACATATAGATAACATAACCGGAAATATGAAAGTTGATATTACGAGCAAGCCAGAAAATTATTATGAACGAACGAAAGAAAATAATGAAGGGCTGGCTACTCTGCTAAGAAACCCACTAGGCCAACAGGATGTTTTTGCTTTTGCGCTCATAAAACCTTTGTTATTAGCTGTAAAACCTGAAGGTAGCAGAAAAACATACAGAGAACTCATGAATGAATTAAAGGAGCGTGAATTGGCAGTTTTGAAAGACGAGTTCCTGGCTGCCACTATTGAAGCGCTCGAACAATTGTATAATCCTGGTATTTCATCTGGACGCTCACATATCCGGGAGATGAAGAAAGTTCTCCAAGAACAAGTGGTGCAACAACCAATCAATGCCATTGTCAAAAATTATGAAAAGGAACAAAAAAGGCAATATAAAATACCTGAAAATGCGGAATTCAGAAAGTTGTCAGAAGACGAATTCAATAATTTACCAAATAATGATGCAAAACGGCAATATAATCGGCTATCAAAAATAGCGGATCGCTCAAAGGAAATGAGAGAGTTGTTTGGCGATTTTCAAGGAAAAGCGGAAATTCCCATTTTCGCACTTCTAGGCGCAACTCTCATGCAGGCTCGTCTGCGAAGGAAGCCACCAGCACCTGCATATCCTTCGCCATCACCTCAATCAGCATCATCTAGAAAATCTTCACAGCAGTCTAATCCATATAGGAGAAGGGTATATACCATCGCGGGTAAAGATTGGCAGACAGACAAGTTATATGTTGACGCTTCCAGCCGGATGGAAGATTATTTTCAAAATCCGCGAGCGCAAGCTGACTTATTAGCTTTAAATATCATTGCTATGTTTTTGATGCAAGCAAAAGCTCCAAATACAGACGAAACGTATGCCTATGAGTTCACAAAATTACGCAAGAGAGTGCAAGAGTTAGGGGAAAAAATAGCAGCAAACCGAGGATTGGTAGATAGTGCCAATCCCGCTTCAGAATTGAAGCCGCTTAATGCACTAAGTCCTATGGAGGCATACACTCATCTTGAATTACAGAAGCAACTGGATCAAGCTGCTCACGTGCTAACCCAGTTGAGAGCACAGTTTCAAAGTGATGCAATGACAGCTATACAGAATGCGTATACAAAACCCTTAAGTCAGATGCAAGAAATTCTTCAGCAAGAAGTACGTACCCATACAGCGCTAGAGCTTATTAGGCAGTTCGGTGAACATCTCGCTGCATCCTGTGGTCTGGATAGCCTAACAGCACAGCAACTAGCAGCACAAGCACTGAGAAATGAGCCACGAAGAACTGATAAAGCAGCATGGCAGTGCTGGAGAGAAAGGTTAAGTCCCGAGCAGAAACGTTCGATAAAGTGGGCAAAGCGTATGGAACAGATTCAAGGACCGGAAGGAGTGGCGAAAACGACAAGCGAAATGTTACTCCAAACAATCACAGGACTCGATCTTATGGAAAGACGTATGCATATTGATCTGTTACCAGAATCTTAA